A window of Rosa rugosa chromosome 7, drRosRugo1.1, whole genome shotgun sequence genomic DNA:
GAAATTACTCTAATGTAAGTCGTacattgaatttgttttgtggcCAATACAAAAGATGGTGAATCTGGTTGGGGAGAAAGTTTGGTTACAAGGCATTCAGTTCTATACGTACAGGATTTAAAATAGACGTACTGCTAGTTTGATTAAAATACTATTGTTCTTGGGCATCATCACCACGACCTCAAAAATCAAATGCATTATTGTGGGTTCAGTTCTATCAGTACCAATTATTATCGTGACAGGTCTATTCAGTTCAGTGACTTCCAAGACGCAAAAGATTTTCAAAGACAACTGAAGACAACAGATGAACAGAGCTATTACTGTAAATACTACCACGTCCTTGATTGATTTTCCTTGCCTTGTTTGTGTCGAGTTTTTGCACATCGTATCATGACGTCTCCATCTTCTCTTTTCAGTAAATAGTTAAATACATTGCAACTTTCAAGATGCCAACCAATGTGCATTAATATTGTAGACCTGAAAGTAGAAGAGGTAGGTGAAGATCGAGAGCTACTTATTAGCAAAGAGTAAAAAGATATAACCCAGATCAATTTCTCTCTCAGTTAGTGGCTCAGTATCTGATTCAAAAGAAATATCCGGCGTCATGAACACAAACAAAGACAATGGCAAGAAGCCAACCGCCGCCTCCGGGCAGAACTCCACCGACGTCAACCTCAAAGTCAAGAACCAGGTACGTAGTCCGATGTAGTTCAGACCTAGCTAGCTAGAGATAGATAAATCGATCAGCTAATTTATAAGTTTGGTTTTGCTTTAATGATGATCGATCCATCTTGTTACATGTGCGCTTGTCTGTGTCTCTGTAGAAATTGAAAACAATGTACTTCAGGATGAGGCGCAATACTCCGCTCCAGGAGCTTATTGATGTTTACTGTAAGAAAAACGACGTGTACCACTTCCGATTCCTCTTTGATGGCCATGGGATTAATCCCAAGCTCACTGCACTCCAGGTCAACTACGTCCTTTTCTGCTGCGCGCTTTATATTTCTGCATGTTAATATACACATAGTACTTCAAATTATGACCATGCCAGCTGATGTGTTCATACTCACTCTTTCTGCAGTCTGGAATGAAAGATGGGGATGAAATTTCTGCAATGTTGCACGTTGACGGAGGTGGTCGACGTGGCTAGTCGAGAAATTTCAGAAGCTGTAATCAATCTCTTACCAAGTAGAAGTACTATGTGTCTCGTCTATTATCCCCTAAACAAAGAGAACTATGCGTGTCTGTCTATGAACACTATTGCTAGTTCCCCAGATAGTAGAGATGTTGGTTGTGATCTGTTTAATTAGTAACTATGAATGCTTGTTTTAACTAGCTATCGATCTGATTGGTTTTAGTTCATGATTTTCTCCCTTGACTTGACTTAGTTTATAATTGATTATGGCAtattaaatttgaatttgagtATGGCTGTTTGGTGTTCAAGAAGAAGCTCAAAATGAAAACTAATTAATGATTGATTAGTCACACTCTAAATGCTGTTTGAAATTTCTATAATGTGTAATGTGTTGATTggcttcatgtttataattacGAAGATACATGAATGCACGTACAACGGGAATCTGTCGTTGGTAATTATCCAATGAAATGAGATATCCCCTACAAGCCACTAGATGATATATCTTGGAAATCTCGGCAAGTGTACTTGTTGATCAAACTATGGTTTTTGTTGATCAAACTATGGTTTTCGAGAACTGCATCAACATGAGATACATCATGATGACCTGAAAATCTAGGTGACTTCACGATATTGCAtgtttgaccaaaaaaagaaatattaCATGTCGCGTATATTAAGAGCGGGATATGTATTTGATAGAATAATCGAATTGTTTTATAATTACAACTAAGCTTTAAAAATGTAATTTGAAGCTCGATTAACAATAGGACCATCTAAATTATTACCCTCACTGCTAGGGTTTGAGTGAATGCCGCCTCTCATGGGTAGGCGTTTCTGCGCCTTCCTCCATCTTCAATGGAGTAAAATTCCGGCGCTTTCCCTGGTGTCACAGATGTCGAGTACGGCCCTTGCCGCCTCTTCCTTTTTACCATTTTTTCTCCAAGAAGTTGAGATCCTTGACCTGTTTTGCGGCGATGGATTTCTTTTCTACCCTAACTACTTCTAACTGGGGTTTGGAATTGTTCTCGGATCGGCACCCAGGATTGGTGGCGGCTGGCGACTGGAAGGTCTGTGGGATCCAGGGACCCTAATGTCGTCTTGGAGGTCAGGATTCGGATTAGGTGTGGCTCCGGTATGTCGGCAGTCAGATCGGTGGTGGAACTATGGTTTGGGGGACCCGAACCAAATATGGGATCCCGGACCTACTGCTTGGTGGTTGAAGGTTGCTGCACGCTGGGCGTTTGGACGGAAGATCCTGTCATGGTTTCAGGTTGTGTCGTGGATCAGGGTGTTACGGCTGGCGGTGGTGTTAGGTCCTCCCAGCGAGGGGTTTTTCCATTTGTGGCGCGGTGGAACGATTGGGCGAGGAGCGCTAGGGCTGGCTGTGGTTGGTGAGGGTGACGCCGTGGGTTCTTCCGCCGGTGACATTTGCCTGCTGCAAGCTGGGGTGCACAGACATTTGGGTGTCCAGAGATGAGTCGATGATAGGGTGCCCATGTGCTTGGGTGACCAAATCAGATTCAAATGGGCTTGGGCTCTTGTCAAGTCTGCTTTGGCAGACTTGATTTGGGTCTCGAGCCagatttggatccgtatttgggatccgggtcgCTTACAGATTCAgatcttggatccgagacaactgctcatattgatctggtattggttctggttcttaggagttcgtttgctaattttcgagtttctAACACCttcggttactttcgaactcctggtgagtgaatcacctctcctaggtgatcatatcaccggttacggttacggttactattatatttacactgctctcgtgacataagcagtgcAGCAATGTCATccgacatcaagtcacatggttacctttcATTTTAGATGCGTCTGTGCGTCTTGTTATCCCTTATTGTTTTCCTACTTTATAGATGCgttttgtgcatcttgttatgctttattgtttttctttcgatgtttttgcatcgctccatgtacttctcaatttcacttaatatagtttgtcgtctttcccttaaaaaaaaaaattttaaaaatgtaGCTTATTTaaataaggactaaatactaTTTAGTCCTTGAagttttgaccataaaacacttcagtccctgaccttataatttcacacgtttagtccctgtacttcaaaatttcagaccaataggtccttgtcGTCTAAAAGTcacggcgaaatgtctattatatcctcagagaaaggaataaatttattaaaaaaaaaaagaactgagggcataatagacatttcgccgcgacttttagacggtaaggacctattggtctgaaattttgaagtacagggactaaacatgtgaaattagaaggtcagggaccgAAGTATTTTATGGTAAAAAGCTCAAGgattaaacagtatttagtcctttaaATAAGCATACTTATATCAGTGAGTAGGCATGACATGCTACTAAGTGCCACTCACACTTTCACGAGGTGGTTAATTTAGAATGcgattataaataaataaaattaattaattgtttaattaattCTAGGGCTGGGATTTTTGAACTGAAAATCCGAGGAACCGACCTGAAATGGTCGGTTCGGTGCGGTTTCGATCGGTTCTTGATATGAGACTTTCGGTTCCATATAGAAACCGACCCAAGGAAGAGGGTATCGGTTCGGTCCCGGTGTTTGGTGTCCGTCATCCCTTAGAACCGAATATCCATTAATAGACACGTTGCCTAAATCGACTAAAACCCTAAAGGCCTAAAGTGCTAAACGCCTAAAGTGTTAAACGCCTAAACAGGTCAGAACCCAAACACGCCTCCTCTCATGAGTTCTTCACTTCTTCGCCTCTTCCCCAAAATTCAATTAATCGATTCAAACCATTCCCACTCTCGTTGAGATCGCCATTTGGCCATTTCGATTTCGAGTTCGATTTGAATACCCAaacatttctttttcattcccAACTTCCCATTCTCGTTGAGATCACCATTTCGATTTAAATACCCAAACATTCCCAAACTTGATACAAGGATGAAGGGAGAAAGCTTTGATCTGTCCAAGGAGCCACAGAGTGGGAAGAGGTTGAAGTGCTCGAgtgttgagaacttgagatcaAGTGAAAGCCGATCACTTGGTGCTCGTAGAAATTGATCCTGCCCTGTTAGCTTTGCAGGTTTGTAATCTTTGATTCTTTGTTATAAACTTCATTTGTGGTGGTCTAGGAGTCTGATTGCCTTGTTTGCTTTGCAAGTTTGGTGTTTCTTGCCTCCAAATTGATGCTTTGCGGCGGCTTCTATGCTTGGGGAGATTCGTAGTTTTTTTTTAGCGCGAGGAGTTTCTCGCTGATGATTGTTCTGAAGGTATTGTAACCGTTGATGATTCTCAAATTTAATGTAGGACGAAAGAGAGTAGACTCATACAATTCAATCGTGGATTTTGACATGCAAATTCTATATTGAGTATTCTATGCAGGCTCATTCTTTTCCATCATGCCCCAAACTTCTGGTGCCGGACAATCTGGGTCCAACAAGTCTGATGCTTCTGATTCTTAACAATCTGAGCCATCCTCTACTTGCAATGAAATCGTTATTGCAAGCAACAACCCAGAAGCAAGCAAGGGTCGAAGCACTGCTCCTATGAAAAGAAAACGAGGAGAGAAAGGCAAGTAGAGGTCAGATGTCTAGGATCATTTCACAAAGGTGGATCATCCATTAATCGACACTATTGATGGAGTTGAGAAGGTGGTTGGCAATACCAAACGAGCTCAATGTAAGTATTGTCCGACACATTTGGCATGCAATCCTTATGATAATGGAACTTCCTCTCTTAGGAAACACATAGAGATAGTCTGCAAAGGGTACTCGGGTAGAGTTAAGGTTGAATCTGGGCAACAAGTGTTAACCAGTGATGGTAAAAGAGGGAAAGGCAGTTTAGTTTTTGTGAATTGGAGTCAGGATAATTGCATTGAAGCTGCTACTCATATGATTGTTGTCGATGAACTTCCTTTTAGTTTCATCAAAAAACTTGGGTTTAATTACTTTTGTAGTGTTGTTGTGCCTCTTTTTAAAGTCCTTTGTAGAGGAGTGATAATGAAAAACTTTCTTCGTATGTATGATGCGAAGAAGGAAGAGTTGAGGAGGGAATTAAAGTCTCATTGTGTTAGTTTGACAACTGACACTTGGACTTCTTGTTAGAATATAAACTACATGGTAGTTACTGCTCATTTTATTGATCGGGGATGGACAATGCATAAGAGAGTGCTTGCATTTTGTGTAGTTTCAAATCATCACGGTGTAACAATTGGTAAACTGTTAGAGTCTTGTCTCATTGATTGGTAAATTGATAAAGTTTTAACTGTTTCTGTTGACAATGCATCTGCGAACAAGCATGCTATTGATTATCTTAGGAGGAAAATGTGTAGTTGGGATATTAAACCAGTTTGTGGAGGTAGGTTTATGCATGTGAGATGTTTAGCTCACATTGTAAACCTCATTGTGAGGTCTGGTTTGAAGTTGATGGAGAGGTCAATGGCAAGCATAAGGAATGTTGTGAGGTATGTTAGGAGCTCAAGTGCTAGGTTAGAGGAATTTAAAAAGGCTGTGGAGAAGGAGAAAGTTGAATGCAATAAGATTTGCATTTTAGATGTTCCaacaaggtggaattccacattTCTTATGTTGGACACATCTTTGGAGTTGAAAAAGGCTTTTGAGAGGTTGTTTGTTGATGATGAAAGGTACCGTAGCTactttgatgaagatgaagaagttaCTGAAGATGAGGCAGAGACTACAAGTAGGAGGAGAGTGCCTACGAAAAGAGTTGGGCCACCAACTAAAACAGATTGGGACAATGCAGCCATTTTTGTGAAGTTCCTGAAGGTCTTTTATGATGTGACACTTAATGTAAGTGCTTCACTTACCCCTACTGCACACAAGGCCTTCCATGATGTGTAACCATTGAAGCTGAGCTTGAAGAACTAAGCTCAATTGGTGTAGGGCCAGATTCAAGTGAATCTGGCCTGGTATTGTATGACATGGCAGTTCAAATGAAGACCGAGTATGACAAGTATTTTGGTTCCTTGGATGACATGAACCAACTTTTCCTAGTTGCTGTGGTCTTagatgtaacgtcccgaacctaaatttaccagtttacgagtctttcgatgggtaaacgacatttacatttactttttggCTCCGTTTCGACATTTTAGGGGACCCTAAAAGTTGGCTTTTTGTTcgagtcaaaatttgagaaaatgttcttcatgaaagtcgtaaaggacgttaaaccgagttcgtggacatgcagcACGTTAAAATCGGAGCTGTAACGAAAAAGTTATATAAGTTGGAATGTAATGGCAATTTTGTAAATTGGGGGATTTTTTTGGTATATGGGGGTTTCCCAAAGGGGAAACCCATTATTTTCGGGGGCTTCCATTTCTGGAAGCTgacgagagaaagagagggaactcgagagagagaggaagatagCCGGCAGTGGGTTTCCCGGCCTCACCACCGGCGTTTTCGGCCACCCCCGGCCGTGCAACCGGGCTCCCATGGACGTCTCaccttcctcttcctccctgTGGCCACGATGCACTATGATAATGGCAGAATACGGCGCAACAAGCTTGATTTCCGGCGAGCACGTTATTGGTTTTCCGGCCAATTCGTGATTTTCCTGCCATGTTAGACGACTCCACCGTCTGGGCTTTTTAGCCCCTTCCTCCACGGTCCTAATCCACCAAGTTTCATGTTCCAATTCAGCTGGAGGAGGGTGAATCGAAGATTTGAGCTAAATTTGGAGATTTCAGATTTGAGGTAAATTCGACCCTTTAGACTTGAAATTGAACTTGACCACAGTTATGAAAGACGCTTAGAATGTTGATTTGATGATGTTGGTAAAATTTGGGAGCCAGATgtggtggttgaccggcggcgcgtggggcctaGGCACAGCCACCTGTGGCGGCGCGTGAGGGCGCGTCCGGCCATTCCTGGTGAGTTGTTTGGTCTATTGAGTAGTATATATTGTTACGAATTTATGGATAGGTGTTTGGTGGAAGTTGGAGGAGGTTTGGATATTAATCAGAATTTCCGAAGTTCAATAGTTTGGTAATGGATTTATGAGAATTCCACTATCAGATTTCTCTTAGCTTTgccctagaaaccttcaattaaaGAATTGGTGCAAATGATAAAGTTTTAGTTTAATTAgagaagaaatagaaatgttAATTCATGAGGATTTAATgtgggaatcgtatttaatttccggattgttattcacgaattataattgtgtacaaggcgatataccgagctattgctcgatgaaggaattcgtatacgtgatcgcctaaatagtactgtgagtggacatttattttaaattaaatgtgcatgcagtataatattattttccgattgaggtttaatttattatttgaattattgagcattatgattttatgagcttgatttcttgagatttattaCGCTCTATGAGTTACGAGATTTTTAGTGGATTTCCTTCCCGAGGACTTTCAATAGATTTTTCAAGCtatttatttatgagttattgagaTGGGAAACGATTCTCGGGAAGtgattaattaagaaaatattatgggAATTATTGTTTTCGAATATGAGTTTATatgatatacgagtacgaaggatttagcaaatatttgagcatggttgaattatcgagatttattgagttttgagctctgcacttatcagccttgaagttagattgagatttctttccgaaagcatttattgatttacagagtatttgatttatgctttcgaggatttattgagatattgagattTGAGTTAGCGAGATAatcctgagttatgctttcggtgaattattaatgttttattgaagtaacagcgagtttctttccgaaagcaagtaattgaaagaggttgtttccagtttattgaggaggctattcagtttattgaggaggctatcttcggcgcatgcgcatattacctagttggcagtcccttctaggtaataatctggttggcagtcccttccagactatattccggttggcagtcccttccgatgcgtcatctgggtggcagtctctcccagatggcatgagatggttagttggcagttcCTTCTATCCatcgcctcctattccggttggcagtcccttccgatgcttcatctgggtggcagtcccttccagatgacatgaggtagttagtcgacAGTCTCGTctactacctgtggttagttggcagtcccttctaccaccgcctcctattccggttggcagtcccttccgatgcgtcatctgggtggcagtccctcccagatggcatgagatgattagacagcagtcctttctagtcatcaagcaagcctcttgaaaaggatgtttttataaggattgaggatgagattttaagagatttcaagatgttttatttctacgcgattaagattgcagtaaagatgatgattaaaagtatttttcaagattgttactgcatgcgagattttagagaataacttgggaaagcattaagttttaCTTATTAATtcgaaattatttatttttcgtccactcactctaacggtttctaaatgttttcccctgggcccttcggtttcaaatgcccagtttgcaggccagtttagcttgaggtcgagcgtacatggggttgaggcatagctgtcatagcttccgcattataaaagtatcggcctttatcttgtattctacct
This region includes:
- the LOC133719751 gene encoding small ubiquitin-related modifier 1-like, encoding MNTNKDNGKKPTAASGQNSTDVNLKVKNQKLKTMYFRMRRNTPLQELIDVYCKKNDVYHFRFLFDGHGINPKLTALQSGMKDGDEISAMLHVDGGGRRG